A portion of the Mycobacteriales bacterium genome contains these proteins:
- a CDS encoding M24 family metallopeptidase produces the protein IVHGRPSGRRLKDGDLLSVDCGAIVDGWNGDAAVTVHIGQPDPADAALRAATEQALAAGIAAAVPGATLRDVAAAIDAVARRHGYEHVADHGGHGIGRRMHESPFIANVPTEEGGWYRLRPGNTVALEPMLVAGAGRYKHKRDGWGVVTVDGSRAAHAEHTVVVTDSTAEPLTVA, from the coding sequence ATCGTGCACGGCCGGCCGAGCGGGCGCCGGCTCAAGGACGGCGACCTGCTCTCGGTCGACTGCGGCGCGATCGTCGACGGCTGGAACGGGGACGCCGCCGTCACCGTCCACATCGGACAGCCGGATCCGGCCGACGCGGCGCTGCGGGCGGCGACCGAACAGGCGCTGGCGGCGGGGATCGCGGCGGCGGTGCCGGGAGCGACGCTGCGCGACGTCGCCGCGGCGATCGACGCGGTCGCGCGCCGGCACGGGTACGAGCACGTGGCCGACCACGGCGGGCATGGGATCGGCCGGCGGATGCACGAGAGCCCGTTCATCGCGAACGTGCCGACCGAGGAGGGCGGCTGGTACCGGCTGCGCCCCGGCAACACGGTCGCGCTGGAGCCGATGCTCGTCGCCGGCGCGGGCCGCTACAAGCACAAGCGCGACGGGTGGGGGGTCGTCACGGTCGACGGTTCCCGGGCCGCCCACGCCGAACACACCGTCGTCGTCACGGACTCGACCGCCGAGCCCCTCACGGTCGCCTGA
- a CDS encoding glycoside hydrolase family 18 chitinase, translated as MFRRRARLTAGIASALVIAGLGLAPGSASAAGGVTATFTKTSDWGTGYEASYRIANAGTAATASWTLEFDLPATAHVTSLWEGTFTQTGNHVTVHNAGWNGVIAPGGSVLPGFDVAYTGTFVAPASCLINGGSCAGGTTPPPPPTDTTPPSVPAGLHSTATTSTSVNLAWTASTDNVGVTGYDVFKNGAMATTVAGTSTTIAGLTASTAYSFAVAARDAAGNVSARSTAVSVTTSAGGTTPPPPPPGGPRKVGYFAQWGIYGRNFTLHTLDAQAMAGKLTTINYAFENVGTDGRCFEANALGQGDAFADYQKTFDAASSVSGVADTFSQPLKGNFNQLRELKAKYPNLSVQLSIGGWTYSKFFSDAALTAASRQALVASCIDMFLKGNLPLVQGDPSGGPGSAAGIFDGIDVDWEWPGSEGNVGNVIRPQDKQNFTLLMAEFRRQLDAYGATVGKHFSLSAFLPADPAKIAAGFEVPQIFNSLDWGTVQGYDFHGAWETTTMHQANLFPVANDPSPVKFSDDLAISSYTSAGVAASKLLLGLPYYGRGWTGVGATNNGLFQSGTAATGTWEAGIEDYKVLKNRAGTRFRDTAAGSLWLYDGTNWWSYDDPTVIAQKTAYVKTKGLGGVMVWELDGDDGSLTTAVDTGLR; from the coding sequence ATGTTCCGACGTCGCGCGCGCCTGACCGCGGGGATCGCATCCGCCCTGGTCATCGCCGGTCTCGGCCTCGCCCCCGGATCCGCGTCAGCGGCCGGCGGAGTCACTGCAACCTTCACCAAGACCTCGGACTGGGGTACCGGGTACGAGGCCAGCTACAGAATCGCCAACGCCGGAACGGCCGCGACGGCGAGCTGGACACTGGAGTTCGACCTCCCGGCCACGGCCCACGTCACCTCGCTCTGGGAAGGCACCTTCACCCAGACCGGCAACCACGTGACCGTGCACAACGCCGGCTGGAACGGCGTGATCGCGCCCGGCGGCTCGGTGCTGCCGGGCTTCGACGTCGCGTACACCGGGACGTTCGTGGCGCCGGCCAGCTGCCTGATCAACGGCGGCTCCTGCGCCGGCGGCACCACTCCCCCGCCACCGCCGACCGACACCACACCGCCGTCGGTACCGGCCGGGCTGCACTCCACCGCGACCACGTCGACCTCGGTCAACCTGGCCTGGACCGCGTCGACCGACAACGTCGGCGTCACCGGGTACGACGTGTTCAAGAACGGGGCGATGGCGACCACCGTCGCCGGGACGTCGACGACGATCGCCGGGCTGACCGCCAGCACCGCGTACTCGTTCGCGGTCGCGGCCCGGGACGCGGCCGGCAACGTGTCGGCCCGCAGCACCGCGGTCAGCGTCACCACTTCGGCCGGCGGCACCACGCCGCCGCCCCCGCCGCCCGGCGGCCCGCGCAAGGTCGGCTACTTCGCCCAGTGGGGCATCTACGGCCGCAACTTCACCCTCCACACGCTGGACGCGCAGGCGATGGCGGGCAAGCTCACCACGATCAACTACGCCTTCGAGAACGTCGGCACCGACGGCAGGTGCTTCGAGGCCAACGCGCTCGGTCAGGGCGACGCGTTCGCCGACTACCAGAAGACCTTCGACGCGGCCTCCTCGGTCAGCGGCGTCGCCGACACGTTCAGCCAGCCGCTGAAGGGCAACTTCAACCAGCTTCGCGAGCTGAAGGCGAAGTACCCGAACCTGAGCGTGCAGCTGTCGATCGGCGGCTGGACGTACTCGAAGTTCTTCTCCGACGCGGCGCTGACCGCGGCCTCCCGACAGGCGCTGGTCGCCTCCTGCATCGACATGTTCCTCAAGGGCAACCTGCCGCTCGTGCAGGGCGACCCGTCCGGCGGCCCGGGCTCCGCGGCCGGCATCTTCGACGGGATCGACGTCGACTGGGAGTGGCCCGGGTCCGAGGGCAACGTCGGCAACGTGATCCGGCCGCAGGACAAGCAGAACTTCACGCTGCTGATGGCCGAGTTCCGGCGCCAGCTCGACGCGTACGGCGCGACCGTGGGCAAGCACTTCTCGCTCTCGGCGTTCCTGCCGGCCGACCCGGCCAAGATCGCCGCCGGGTTCGAGGTGCCGCAGATCTTCAACTCGCTCGACTGGGGCACCGTGCAGGGCTACGACTTCCACGGCGCGTGGGAGACCACGACCATGCACCAGGCCAACCTGTTCCCGGTCGCGAACGACCCGTCGCCGGTGAAGTTCTCCGACGACCTGGCGATCAGTTCGTACACCTCGGCCGGGGTGGCGGCGTCCAAGCTGCTGCTCGGCCTGCCGTACTACGGGCGGGGCTGGACCGGGGTCGGCGCCACCAACAACGGGCTGTTCCAGTCCGGGACGGCGGCGACGGGCACCTGGGAGGCCGGGATCGAGGACTACAAGGTGCTCAAGAACCGGGCCGGCACCCGGTTCCGGGACACCGCCGCCGGCTCGCTGTGGCTGTACGACGGCACGAACTGGTGGTCGTACGACGACCCGACGGTCATCGCGCAGAAGACCGCGTACGTGAAGACGAAGGGACTCGGTGGGGTGATGGTCTGGGAGCTCGACGGTGACGACGGCTCGCTGACCACCGCGGTGGACACCGGCCTGCGGTAA